From Chrysemys picta bellii isolate R12L10 chromosome 1, ASM1138683v2, whole genome shotgun sequence:
CCTCGCTGGCGTTAGTCCCTTGCCCTGTGAAGCTGGTGTGGCAGCCCACATGTCCCTGGGGCACAGTCAGGTTGTTGGAGGCGGGTTTCAGATACATCACCTCGGACCTGGGTGAGCTGAGGGGCAGACGGGTCTGGTAGTCAAAGTACATGGGTGAGGTGGCCAAGGATGGGCTGCTCACTACGTTCATGACATTGAGGGGGCCCCTGCTGTCCTCGCCCTCACTGGGCACCAGCATTATGTCATTCTTGCTGATCTTCTTCTTCTTGCCCTTGCCTCCGCCACcgccacttcctcctcctcccccgctactgctgccccctcctcccagctgggGATGGCTGTACTCTGCGATGCGGCAATTGTAGGTGCGAATCTCCTTGTTCTCCCGCTTGCACTTCACGGCAATGGTGATCATGGCAGCTAGTAGGATGATGGAGACAGTACTCAAGGTCACAATCAAGGGCAGCGACAGGTCCCAGTGTGGTCGACGATGCTGCTCACCATTCACCTGCGGCTCGCCGGCTTCGGGCAATGGTCCTGCCAAGGCCCTGACAATCAGTTTGGCCACGGCTGAGAGGCTGGGCTTGCCGTGGTCACTGACCTTGACCACCAATTCAGCCACGGGACTGAGTTCTTCCCAGTATGGGTGCAAAGTGCGTATCTCGCCACTGGTGGGGTCCATCTCAAAGAGGTGCTCCTCATTGCCTTCGACGATCTCATACGTGAGGCGTCCGCTCTCCCCAAAATCACTGTCCAGGGCATGCACGGTGCCCACGGGGTAGCCCACACCAGCGTTGCGTGGCACCTGGAGCTCCGCAGTGTCATTGATGAGGGCAGGCAGAACAATGAGAGGTGCGTTGTCGTTGACGTCGAGCACGGTGACACGCACAGTGGCATTGCTCTCGCGGTGGGGTGAGCCCGAGTCCTTGGCCAGCACGCGGAACTCAAAGTGCTTGGTTTGCTCGTAGTTGAAGCTCCGCAAGGCGTAGATGGCGCCATTGGTGGGGTTGACGGAGACGTAGGTGTAGATGGAGACGTCGCCCACGTGCCCGGGCAGGATGGAGTAGGACACAGTCCCATTCTGGCCCAGGTCTGGGTCCTGGGCCAGCACGGAGCCTAGGTACTCGCCAGGGATGTTGTTCTCAGGCACCTGCAGCACGTAGAGGCTCTTGCTGAAGCGGGGCGGGTTGTCGTTCTCGTCCAGGATCCGCACGGAGAAGGACTTGGTGGAGTTGAGCGGGGGGCTGCCCCCGTCCCGGGCCAGGATGGTCACGTTGTACTCGTCCTGCGCCTCCCGGTCCAGCGGCCGGTCGGTCACCACCGTGTAGAAGTTGTCGTAGTTCTCCTCCAGGGCGAAGGGCACCGCGCCCGCCCCGCCGCCGCCCAGCACCCGGCACTGCAACTGCCCGTTCTTGCCGGAGTCGCGGTCGGTGACCCGCACCAGGGCGATGACGGTGCCCGGCGGGGCGGCCTCGCTGAGCGCCCCCTGGCGGACGGAGACGAAGCCGATGGCGGGCGCGTTGTCGTTGCGGTCGATGAGGCGCACGGTCACCTTGCAGTGGGCGGGGATGGGGTTGGGCCCCAGGTCGCGGGCCTGCACGTCGATCTCGATGAGGCCGCTCTCCTCGTAGTCCAGGTTGCTCTTGACGCGGATGAGGCCGCTCTGCGGGTCGATGCTGAAGAGGTCGCGGACGCGCTCGGGCGCGTAGCCGCTGAAGGAGTACAGCACCTCGCCGTTGGTGCCCTCGTCCGCGTCGGTGGCGTTGAGGTCGATGACGGCGGTGCCCAGCGGCGCGTTCTCCGGCAGCTCCACCACGTACGAGGCCGCCTCGAAGACGGGGCTGTTGTCGTTGGAGTCGATGAGGCGCACGTTGAGCTGCACCGTGCCCGAGCGGGGCGGGTCGCCGCCGTCCAGCGCCGTCAGCACCAGCGtgtggtggctctgctcctcgcGGTCCAGCGGCTTCTGGATCACCAGCTCCGGGAACTTGGTGCCGTCGCCCCGCGACTTGACGTCGAGCGAGAAGAGGCCGTAGTCGTCGCGGGTGAGCAGGTAAGTGCGCAGCCCGTTGTCGCCGGCGTCCGGGTCGTGGGCGCTGGTGAGGGGGAAGCGGGTGCCCGGCGCCGCGTTCTCCGAGATGTCCATGTCCACCTGGTCGGAGGGGAAGGCGGGCGCGTTGTCGTTCAGGTCCTGGATCTCCACCTTGATCATGCAGATCTCCTGGTCGTTGGCGAAGACCTCGAGCGAGAGCTGGCACTTGGCGCTGCGCCGGCACAGCGCCTCGCGGTCGATGCGCTGCTTGGTGTAGAGCAGCCCGCTCTCGCCGTCCACGTCCAGCAGGTGCGGCGCCGAGTTCTCCAGCACCCGGAAAGTCGATTTGGTCCCCCGGCCGCCTCCCCGCTCCGCCGGCGGCGGCTGCCCGCCCGCCCCCGCTTGCAGCCGGGCATCCCTGCCGATGTTCCCGATCACCGtgcccgccccctgctcctccggcaCCGAGTAATTCAGGTTCTTCAGAGTCAGGGCAGGAGCCCAGcagaaaaagaagcaacaaaTGGAAAGGTACATCCCCAAGCCAGGGGGTggtggcagctgctgcagcaccagggtggcccctgccccctcttcctcctccgccGCCTTATTCCCTCTCCCTTCTTCTGTTCCTGCTGCCTACCCCTGTGTTTTAAGTTGCTGAACCTGTTGCTCTAAAACATCTGCAGAGACACAGGTTGCGGGGCAGCAAATGGAGCATGTAGCTCGCAGGGAGGGGCGAGAGAGCGAGAGAAAAGCCGCCTCAAATCCAGCGCTTCTGCGGCCACACAATCCCCGCACAGTTACTTAGGCTGTCCAACTTcagctggaggaagaggaggagaataaaaatatatcTTCTTCTTTAGACGGATgggttgtttaatttttttctttaatattcgCCGATTTACAAAGAATATAAAAAATgatcggtggtggtggtggtggttttccaGATCAGTccaaggaatttaaaaaaatatatagaaaaggGAGCTGGCTGTTGGGAAGCAGGACCGTAAACAGAAAACGCTTATTTGCTACTCTTTGCTTGTGATGCGACTGATGGAGTGGAGGGTGGGTAGGAGGGggagacagcgggggaggggggtaaaaAGAGTCTCTCGCCTGTGTAGAAGCCCGCTCCGTGTGCAGTGAGAGGCAGTGAAATGTCTGATTGCACCGCGGGGTTGTTGGTTTTCAGGGAGTGTTTTGCTGCATTTAGAGATCTAATCTTGCATTGCTTGCGGCGGCGAACTGCATCTCGCTGCCATCGGTATTTCCCCCTCGCCGGCTCCGCCACGCTCACTCTTTCCTTTCCGAACAacaaaaagagggagggaaattGCAGTGTGAAAACTAGTGTCCGGATTTGTAGTTTCCTTTCTCTCCCCGCGCCACCagcctccctctcttccttttttggggggtggggtgggggattaaGAAACCCACCAGCCGCTCGTCATCACTAGCGATAGatgtgtgttaaaaaaaaaatcacaggctgTGCTCAATCAAATGCACACTTGGGTTTCTTTAAGACAGGCCAGTagccgccgccaccaccacatcctctctcacacactgtgtgtgtgtgtgtgtgtgtgtgtgtctgtggagcAGCACTTTTCTCGATGCAGTTTAATTCCAGTTTGCTTTTCTTTCTAGTCGAGAGGAAATCAACAGGCAACCCATGGCTGGAcgcacagattaaaaaaaagagagagagagcgggggggggggggggaagcaacccaccacacacactctctcttagTCTCTCGCTAAAAGAGAAACAGTCTCTGCATTCACAAGGCTGAGCTGTCAAGTGCCTCTCTTTTCTTTCTATTCAGCATCTCCTTCCAATGACACTGCCTCCTAGTCCTCTTCATttaggggagggggaatcttGGCGATGAATAAAAAGAGGCAAATATTTTGATCGACAATTCTTTtagaataaaacaaatacaattcaGTGTTTGGTGTGATGCATTTTGCAGTCTTTTCAAGCTGTAATAGTCTTTCTGGGCATCTTGGTGTATGGGGAAAGAGCGGCTGCAATGCCAGATGCGTTCACCCGGGATGATTTACCTCCCCAGTGATATTATGTATAGGTATATAtcgagggggagagaagggggttaattttttatttcaggttCTTTTAACAGCCGAAAAGAAATGATTGACACATCCAGAAATGCAGGTGTTTCAATCTGCTGGATGAGTCAGATCCAGCGGAACAAATCACATTCACTATCGCCTCATGTTCCTCCCTTCACAGACATTAGTTGCAGCTTCTTCCTAACGCTTTTCTGACTCACGCTGTAGACAGAAAAATCAGATTCatgttttggaggaaaaaaagagagaggggaagaaagaggaggGTGTCGGATCCAGCTGCACTTTTACTATACCTCTTTCTCCGGGAGACTGGGGATCAGGAAAACAAGGCTGTTATCCACTCACGGGCACAGAGGCGCGTCTGTCTCCTGCTTTGCTGAGTGTTTTAGCCACCTTTCCTCAGAGTTATGTGTGAACACCCAGAGATCTTGCACATTAACGGGGGGGGGAAGCACAGGTTCCCATTGAAATGTTCACAGTTCTAGTTCCAAGTCTCAGTTCTGTGTTgttttttcctcctttatttGAGTCCGGAGCCACTGTACATAGTTAATTCTGCAGTCTGTTGtagagggatttttaaaaattcttctctCGGTCTCATTGATGGGTGGCACCTTTCAAACAGGCATTAGCCAGCGTTAACTAGACCACATGCAAAAGCGATGTCGATTTCAGAGATAACAGATCCACAGTATAAGCCGTCCGTAGGTAAGTGGAGATTTGCGAAAATTCAACAGTTGGAGCACTGTCTCTTATAGCTCCCCCTCCCTTACTGCAGCATTTGCTGGGTTCCCAGCCCCATcgctctctcccagtgcctctTGCCGACTGACTCTATTCACCTCACGCCGCTGCTTAAACATTGATACTGATTCCCTGCCAGCCAATCCGTGCTGAGGAAAGGAACCTGCCTCCGAACCTGGCCTCCAATGAGAATCAGTGGAAAGGCTTGGGGAGGCGGTGCTAGAATCCCCAGTGCTTTGGTGTCATTGATTAGATCAGTTAGATTGGAGACTAACAATGTGAGAAGGGCTTGTTGCTTGTAAATTGCAGTCTCTCATTTCTACACACTGCAGCGTCTCTctggcatttttattttttttgtagaaATATTAAGGAGTCTTAGGTGATCGCTGAAAACAGAGAAAAATTAGGACCAATACGTCCCATATGTCAGACATTAAACAAACTGTAGTAACGGCGTATGACGGGATAAAATTTGCATACATGACATAGATCCCAGATTCCCAACAGGTTCTCCACGTAAATCCCTGAGTACGGTTAGAATGCTTCACTGTGGGAATAGGAGAATGTGCCTCCGTGTGATCTAGCTGCCGGTCCTATATATCTTCTATGATTCCGGTGGGTAGGCAGCGATCTTCACCCAATTCCCCTACCTTCGGTAAAAATATTTGAGTTGCCACTTCATAAACAATTATTTCAAACGCACTAATATAGTAATGCATGACAGATACCCCGAATATTATAATTTTTCCAGCACATACTGATCAATAAGTGTCTCAAGGGGGGGATAATCAAATATCTCCGCCCTCTCCTCAAGTCCGTTAAACATTTCATTAGAAATTGGGCCCCACCCTAACCAGAGTTAGCAGGTTTCACAAGATGACCAAAATATAAATCTTATCAAGCACAAAGAAACCTTTGTCCGAATGCTGTGTGATACCTATGGAAGCTGGTCCGGTGGTAAACAACTGGAATAGGCAATTTCGGCACTTCTGCAAACGATTCTGGTCCACAAGAAGCTTCTTTTGCATCCAAGTATTACCAATATTTATAAGCACCTGGCGTGCTCTCTCACCTCTTTCTTTTCCTGGATTAATGTTTTAGTACCGAAACTAGGACTACTGTCTCTACACATATATTCTCTCATAAAGCAGCCACTGGGAGAGCTCTATAAACTTCGACTGCTGTTCAGACATCCCGGGCGAAAGTTGGGGGAACAGTAGGGGGGAAGCATGATGTATTGAAATAGAAAGGTGTTTTGATTGCTAATGTATTGATCTCAATTCATAAATACTAAAGTTAAGTTGCCATTTATAAATTGTGAATGATGAATGTTTAAGTGAGTAACATGAATCATTTAGgaagtaaagaaaataaaatctagAGCAATTACAAGATGCTTCTGGAAATTATTTTAGAGGAGTTTGTTAAAAATTCAGGtgagagaggattttttttttttgcctgagtCAATGAAAATTACAGTCAGGCTTTTTTTAGTTATGTCCATCAATATAATTCAACTAAGAGTACAGCTTTTACATTTATATATTCAAATCAGTGTTCTTGCTAGAGCACTTCCCAATCCTAAAACCCCTTTGTAGCTTTAAAATGGATAGTTTGCCATGCAGAATGATTCTGCTTCTAACCATTATGAAACTAATGCTGTgtaaaatctatctatctatctatctatctatctatctatctatctatctatctatctatctatctatctatctatctatcgatcgTTACAGGTGGAATCACTAAACTGAAATGTACACATAGTCTGTGTGCCAAAGagagacatatatatatatatatatatatatggtataTTTATAAAATGGGCTTTCTGAAAGGAGGATTCTGACTGGCTGATGAAAGCTCAGTGTGTGTGGCTGTCTGCTACAAATAGTCTGTTTTTATTTACCAAAATAAGATGTGAACCAACAACACATTTTATAAAGTGGAACATCGATACAAAGATACTCCGTTGTCTCAGCAGGTTTGTATCACCCATCCTTGGGTCTTATGTTGTTATTATTATATAGTTAGGCAACTGTTGCCAAATTAAATACTGTAGGATATCTAAATATGTGACATAAATGCTCTTTGAATATGAAAAAATGTCTCATTGCATTTATGTACTAGCTCCCTCTAGTGTACTGAGCCAGTACTACTGCATTTGGGGCATCTTGTGGGTGAGTGGATGGGTACCCGTTTGTGTACATATGTTGTCTCTAGTTTGTCTTTTTGTTAGGGTTCCAACATGCCAAAATAGTCACTTCACTTTTAGGATGGAATATTATGAGTAACATGCATCAAAGGATTTCTTTCTAATTTTTAGGTTCAGTTGAAATAAGATGCATTTGgggatattttctctcttttttcccccaattcAGCAATTGCTTCTTTCCATTTGATATAATTAAGTATTCAACTTTACATGCTGAACAGTTCTCAACTcaccctgaagtcaatgaaggtGAGACCACTCAGCATCTCATAGGATAAGCCTCCAGGACCTTGAAACAAGGGGCAAACTATATAGTGCATACTCAGCCAAAACTTCAATtcaaatcagtggaagttttgcctgcaAAATTTGCTGGGAAGGTTTGCCTAAAAGCACCAAAGAGCTACATACCATTTACACTAAGTACACATgtagaatatttgaaaaaaaaatatcaaaatgtgagtgcctaaagttaggccccTAAGTCCATATCTGAACACTGACATAAGTGGTGTGAGGTGAAATCCATCCCACTTCAAGGGGGGGTGTAGTATTTCACCCCTTATTTTCAGAAACATTGACTGTCTGTggttcctattaatttcatagacTCAGAACCTCTAAAACATCTGTCTCCCTTTCTGGTGTTTGTTCTGCCAGACAATTTATAGCCATGAAAAGCCATTTATTGATTTCAATCCACATGTGCAAATAgtacaatttttgtttgtttaacagcTCTCAgatatttctaaaatatttatttctgtcAAATATGTAGCATATATCAAGTGATGGTGTAGAGTGTTATAAAGGTTTTATCTGCATTAATTTGTAATAGGTACATTACTCATGTGTGGAGAAGCCACAAGAGAGTTGTGAAGGTCATGGCAAATGAGTGCCAATAACACCTTTGTAGTGCACCACACTATCATGTATTCTGCATATGCCACATGtttagtgggggaaaaaaacctattaGAAATATTTTGTGAGATAAAATTTCTGAGTAGAGAGGACCATACAAAGATAAACTATTGGATATAACTCTCAGGACATAAGAATACAAATATACTAGGAGGATTATACTAACCAGCCGCCTGATCCGAAAAAATATATTGAGTGTTGAGGATGATCAACAAGAGAACTGAGTCCAATAAAATGGCAATAATGAATTACTTCAACTACCTGCATATGAACTGGTCAAATGGCACAAGAGGACAAGATTTAGAAAATCAATTTCTTGAAACCTGAAATGATTGCTTTTTGGAGCTGATAGTTCTAGAACAAACAAGAGCAGGACTATTCTCAACTTTGTTTTAAGGTACACAGCAGTTGCTTCAAGAAGTAACTATAATTGAACTGTTAAATAATAGTGACCACAATATAACAAAGTTCAAAATCTTTGGAGTAAGGATTCATCCCAAACACTAGGTCTTGGTGACCTTATCCTGAGAAagaaggatttattttatttcaatttaaaaagagAGGAAACTAGTCAAAAGGACATTAAATCAAAAGTACTGAAATCAAAATCCTTAGTCTCTGGGTGGGGGCCACTTAAACATATCATAACAGTGATAGAAGACATTCATATCCCTAAACTAAAAAAGAAAGTAGGATGGCAAGGAGAAAATCAATATGGGTAGATGGCAAGGTTCAAGATTTAGGTTATTTCAGTCTAAAAGGTATCCTTCAGAAAGCAGAAATCCAATCATAGTGAAACTAACAGAAAAGAACATAAACTACAGCAGGTAAAGTGGAAATTAGGAGGCCTAAGAGGGAATTTGAGGAGCAAAGTACCTGTAGATAATTGAACAGAAATAGCCAAACACTTACAAACAAATACATTATTAAGTATATCAAAATCAGAAAGCCTGAGGGAGAATTGGTGGGTCTGCTGGATTACCAGGTAGCAAATGGAAAAATTAAACAACATCAAGACATTGTagagaaattaaatgatttaTTTGCAGCAGTCTTTATAGGAAATGTTGGGGAGATATCTACCCTAGACCTACTCTTTTCATGTAACAAAGATGAGGTATTACATAGAATGTGGTGTCGACAGAGCAACTGATGAACTAAAGATCAAAAAGTCAGCTGGACAGGATGATAGACATCAAGAATTCTGAAAGAATCTAAAAATTAAATGACTGAGCTGCTATAAAATATGCACTCATTAAAATCAGCTACTATATCAGAGGATTAGAGGGTAGTAAATGCACTTATCTTTTTAAAAGGCTGTAACGGTGATCCAGGGAATTATAGTCTAGTGAGCCTTACTTCAATATCAGGAAATCAGTTGaaattacaattaaaaatagaattataAAACACCTAGATTAACATGATATaagaccctgctccaaagcccactgaagtctttccattgacttcagtgggttttggatcagcaTGTAAGGACAAACTAGCACAGCTTCTGTAAAGTAAAATGGTGCTTCTgtagtctattagaattctttgagtgtgTTAACAAAATAACGTCTAAAGTTCacataatatatttaaatttctAATTTTCCTTTATTGTAGTTAAGTGTCTTGCAAGAAGCtatccaaggcctggtctacacacacagAAGTTAACTAAGTCAAACTGATGTAATTTTGCATGTGGACATTTTTACATCAGTTTAAACCTCGATAGATAGATGAAGAGGGTCAGGAACTGAAGCACTGTGGGAAGGACAGGGAGCAGATAGTTGCAGCAGAAGAGGAAATCAGGAGTGAGGGGTGGATAAGTGCAGGAAGAGGATGGTAGGAGTTCAGGTGGATGTGGGTTAGATAGGAGCAGAAGGGGCGGGAAACAGGATCCAGGCTGGAGGTGATGGATAGAAAAAGAGGATGGTGCAGAAGCAGGGAGGTGGGGAAATCGAATAGGAGCAGAGACAGGAACTGGGTTAGAAGGCGGATAGGAGTAGAGTAAGACAGAGACAGGCTGGGGGCACAGAAACAGAATGATCTATAACCACTATATTATGCTCCCTCTCAGGACCCCTGAGTGTctacattcctctgctgtcagaaaATAGCCAAGAAATCCCCTGGGAGGATATGTGTCTCATTCCCACCCTCCCCACATTGGCTGGtccatttggaggataattctctctctctccaggccaATGACTATTTACATATTTATCCACAATGAAACAGTCATTGTGCAAGAAAGAGCAAGATGGATACAGAAGCCTAGTGCACTCACATTGGAGGTGGGAGACCTTAGGTTCAGTCCCCCTGCTTCAAtctctctttcattatttatccacagtggaacagcttcaatagaagAGATCGagagagccccacatcagaacatCCCGAAgctcaatggttagagcactctcctgagagtgGGACATGCCTTTTCAAATTCTTTCCTCCCTtctagcagggagggaggggaaattgaacctgggtcatTCCAGGCAAGTGGTATAACCACCCAGCTAAGAGTTACAAGGCAGGCACCTCCACCTCTATTGTGTGGTCAaagataggtgcctaactcattcttACAAGAAACACTTTAGGTGCCTCATCTATCTGACTACAAGTGTCTGGTTCCCATTTGTAGATTGCTAAGCAGAGATAGACAGCTCCATACAGCCTGGTTTTAGGTGCTTATATcggagagagagaggatttagGACAAACCCCTCTCATCACCATCTCCCATAGGCTAGCTCAGGCAGCTTACcatctagcatgctggctttgtggattccAAGATGCTTATCTCTCTCTATGCATTGTATAGGCtacctag
This genomic window contains:
- the PCDH17 gene encoding protocadherin-17 isoform X1 — its product is MYLSICCFFFCWAPALTLKNLNYSVPEEQGAGTVIGNIGRDARLQAGAGGQPPPAERGGGRGTKSTFRVLENSAPHLLDVDGESGLLYTKQRIDREALCRRSAKCQLSLEVFANDQEICMIKVEIQDLNDNAPAFPSDQVDMDISENAAPGTRFPLTSAHDPDAGDNGLRTYLLTRDDYGLFSLDVKSRGDGTKFPELVIQKPLDREEQSHHTLVLTALDGGDPPRSGTVQLNVRLIDSNDNSPVFEAASYVVELPENAPLGTAVIDLNATDADEGTNGEVLYSFSGYAPERVRDLFSIDPQSGLIRVKSNLDYEESGLIEIDVQARDLGPNPIPAHCKVTVRLIDRNDNAPAIGFVSVRQGALSEAAPPGTVIALVRVTDRDSGKNGQLQCRVLGGGGAGAVPFALEENYDNFYTVVTDRPLDREAQDEYNVTILARDGGSPPLNSTKSFSVRILDENDNPPRFSKSLYVLQVPENNIPGEYLGSVLAQDPDLGQNGTVSYSILPGHVGDVSIYTYVSVNPTNGAIYALRSFNYEQTKHFEFRVLAKDSGSPHRESNATVRVTVLDVNDNAPLIVLPALINDTAELQVPRNAGVGYPVGTVHALDSDFGESGRLTYEIVEGNEEHLFEMDPTSGEIRTLHPYWEELSPVAELVVKVSDHGKPSLSAVAKLIVRALAGPLPEAGEPQVNGEQHRRPHWDLSLPLIVTLSTVSIILLAAMITIAVKCKRENKEIRTYNCRIAEYSHPQLGGGGSSSGGGGGSGGGGGKGKKKKISKNDIMLVPSEGEDSRGPLNVMNVVSSPSLATSPMYFDYQTRLPLSSPRSEVMYLKPASNNLTVPQGHVGCHTSFTGQGTNASEAPPSRMSIIQTDNFPAEPNYMGSRQQFVQSSSTFKDPERASLRDSGHGDSDQADSDQDTNKGSCCDMSVREALKMKTTSTKSQPLEQAFPTLLSFAILTLHTITSRLQSVDLLLPEQQGRGQRPIVGICGPARCEEGKFSEQEECVNCTDECRVLGHSDRCWMPQFPTTNQAENTDYRTNLFVPTVEANVETETYETVNPTGKKTFCTFGKDKREHTILIANVKPYLKAKRALSPLLQEVPSASSSPTKTCIEPCTSTKGPLDGCEVKSGALAEPSSQYLSTDSQYLSPSKQSRDAPFIASDQMARVFADVHSRVSRDSSEMDSVLEQLDRSNRDLGRESVDAEEVVREIDKLLQDCRGSDPVAVRK
- the PCDH17 gene encoding protocadherin-17 isoform X3, which produces MYLSICCFFFCWAPALTLKNLNYSVPEEQGAGTVIGNIGRDARLQAGAGGQPPPAERGGGRGTKSTFRVLENSAPHLLDVDGESGLLYTKQRIDREALCRRSAKCQLSLEVFANDQEICMIKVEIQDLNDNAPAFPSDQVDMDISENAAPGTRFPLTSAHDPDAGDNGLRTYLLTRDDYGLFSLDVKSRGDGTKFPELVIQKPLDREEQSHHTLVLTALDGGDPPRSGTVQLNVRLIDSNDNSPVFEAASYVVELPENAPLGTAVIDLNATDADEGTNGEVLYSFSGYAPERVRDLFSIDPQSGLIRVKSNLDYEESGLIEIDVQARDLGPNPIPAHCKVTVRLIDRNDNAPAIGFVSVRQGALSEAAPPGTVIALVRVTDRDSGKNGQLQCRVLGGGGAGAVPFALEENYDNFYTVVTDRPLDREAQDEYNVTILARDGGSPPLNSTKSFSVRILDENDNPPRFSKSLYVLQVPENNIPGEYLGSVLAQDPDLGQNGTVSYSILPGHVGDVSIYTYVSVNPTNGAIYALRSFNYEQTKHFEFRVLAKDSGSPHRESNATVRVTVLDVNDNAPLIVLPALINDTAELQVPRNAGVGYPVGTVHALDSDFGESGRLTYEIVEGNEEHLFEMDPTSGEIRTLHPYWEELSPVAELVVKVSDHGKPSLSAVAKLIVRALAGPLPEAGEPQVNGEQHRRPHWDLSLPLIVTLSTVSIILLAAMITIAVKCKRENKEIRTYNCRIAEYSHPQLGGGGSSSGGGGGSGGGGGKGKKKKISKNDIMLVPSEGEDSRGPLNVMNVVSSPSLATSPMYFDYQTRLPLSSPRSEVMYLKPASNNLTVPQGHVGCHTSFTGQGTNASEAPPSRMSIIQTDNFPAEPNYMGSRQQFVQSSSTFKDPERASLRDSGHGDSDQADSDQDTNKGSCCDMSVREALKMKTTSTKSQPLEQAFPTLLSFAILTLHTITSRLQSVDLLLPEQEECVNCTDECRVLGHSDRCWMPQFPTTNQAENTDYRTNLFVPTVEANVETETYETVNPTGKKTFCTFGKDKREHTILIANVKPYLKAKRALSPLLQEVPSASSSPTKTCIEPCTSTKGPLDGCEVKSGALAEPSSQYLSTDSQYLSPSKQSRDAPFIASDQMARVFADVHSRVSRDSSEMDSVLEQLDRSNRDLGRESVDAEEVVREIDKLLQDCRGSDPVAVRK
- the PCDH17 gene encoding protocadherin-17 isoform X5, yielding MYLSICCFFFCWAPALTLKNLNYSVPEEQGAGTVIGNIGRDARLQAGAGGQPPPAERGGGRGTKSTFRVLENSAPHLLDVDGESGLLYTKQRIDREALCRRSAKCQLSLEVFANDQEICMIKVEIQDLNDNAPAFPSDQVDMDISENAAPGTRFPLTSAHDPDAGDNGLRTYLLTRDDYGLFSLDVKSRGDGTKFPELVIQKPLDREEQSHHTLVLTALDGGDPPRSGTVQLNVRLIDSNDNSPVFEAASYVVELPENAPLGTAVIDLNATDADEGTNGEVLYSFSGYAPERVRDLFSIDPQSGLIRVKSNLDYEESGLIEIDVQARDLGPNPIPAHCKVTVRLIDRNDNAPAIGFVSVRQGALSEAAPPGTVIALVRVTDRDSGKNGQLQCRVLGGGGAGAVPFALEENYDNFYTVVTDRPLDREAQDEYNVTILARDGGSPPLNSTKSFSVRILDENDNPPRFSKSLYVLQVPENNIPGEYLGSVLAQDPDLGQNGTVSYSILPGHVGDVSIYTYVSVNPTNGAIYALRSFNYEQTKHFEFRVLAKDSGSPHRESNATVRVTVLDVNDNAPLIVLPALINDTAELQVPRNAGVGYPVGTVHALDSDFGESGRLTYEIVEGNEEHLFEMDPTSGEIRTLHPYWEELSPVAELVVKVSDHGKPSLSAVAKLIVRALAGPLPEAGEPQVNGEQHRRPHWDLSLPLIVTLSTVSIILLAAMITIAVKCKRENKEIRTYNCRIAEYSHPQLGGGGSSSGGGGGSGGGGGKGKKKKISKNDIMLVPSEGEDSRGPLNVMNVVSSPSLATSPMYFDYQTRLPLSSPRSEVMYLKPASNNLTVPQGHVGCHTSFTGQGTNASEAPPSRMSIIQTDNFPAEPNYMGSRQQFVQSSSTFKDPERASLRDSGHGDSDQADSDQDTNKGSCCDMSVREALKMKTTSTKSQPLEQEQQGRGQRPIVGICGPARCEEGKFSEQEECVNCTDECRVLGHSDRCWMPQFPTTNQAENTDYRTNLFVPTVEANVETETYETVNPTGKKTFCTFGKDKREHTILIANVKPYLKAKRALSPLLQEVPSASSSPTKTCIEPCTSTKGPLDGCEVKSGALAEPSSQYLSTDSQYLSPSKQSRDAPFIASDQMARVFADVHSRVSRDSSEMDSVLEQLDRSNRDLGRESVDAEEVVREIDKLLQDCRGSDPVAVRK